From a single Arachis hypogaea cultivar Tifrunner chromosome 3, arahy.Tifrunner.gnm2.J5K5, whole genome shotgun sequence genomic region:
- the LOC140183523 gene encoding uncharacterized protein, producing the protein MTYHPQTNGQVEVSNWEIKCILEKIVKPNRKDWSAKLPDALWAYQTAYKTLIGMSPFRLVYDKACQLPVEVEHKAYWAVKECNSRLGRAEIEIKLQLAELECLRLEAYENSRLYKEKTKVVQDKNIRRREFRARELVLLYNSRLRLFPEKLRSRWEGPYRVEKAELYRVYHLRHPSSSNIFKVNENRLKLYHGEKMNRNKEPKIFLLEDAPYGIEN; encoded by the coding sequence ATGACCTATCACCCACAAACGAACGGCCAAGTTGAGGTTTCCAACTGGGAGATAAAATGCATCTTGGAAAAGATTGTGAAACCTAATAGAAAAGATTGGAGTGCTAAGCTTCCcgatgcactatgggcctacCAAACGGCGTACAAGACGCtaattggcatgagcccctttcgATTGGTATATGACAAAGCTTGCCAGTTACCGGTGGAAGTAGAGCATAAAGCATATTGGGCCGTTAAGGAGTGCAATTCAAGATTGGGAAGGGCCGAAATTGAGATAAAGCTACAATTGGCTGAATTGGAATGTTTGAGGTTAGAAGCCTATGAGAACTCTAGACTCTATAAGGAGAAGACGAAAGTCGTGCAAGACAAGAacataagaagaagagaatttagaGCCAGAGAACTagtccttctctacaattcaagACTAAGATTGTTTCCCGAAAAACTAAGGTCAAGGTGGGAAGGACCTTATCGGGTAGAGAAAGCGGAACTGTACAGGGTTTATCATTTgcgccatccttcaagctccaacATCTTCAAGGTTAATGAAAATCGTCTAAAGTTGTATCATGGTGAAAAAATGAACCGCAACAAGGAACCTAAGATATTCCTTTTGGAGGATGCACCTTATGGCATAGAGAATTGA